One genomic region from Microcella humidisoli encodes:
- a CDS encoding MMPL family transporter codes for MIAITRFITAARTSWIVLVVGIAATAALFVAAGYQSADSAPPVGLPDSAESVKAAALQEQFADDDATSGILVFGRESGELSDDDLAAITERTVELGDIALDGFVPPPTVSDDGTTALVVVPLSIEDSVSAQAERADEIRTVAADGLPDGIIVWFTGAEGFLVDISAVFEGANFVLLGITALVVAVLLIVTYRSPILWIVPLAVVGVADFIAGIVARLVADAAGITLDGSVTGILSVLVFGAGTNYALLLIARYRDELRLITDRREAMAIALRGAGPAIIASGSTVALALATLLFGELSGNRSLGLAGAVGILVAMAYALIVLPAALVVFGRWLFWPLVPRYGSPDVISKSPWGRLGRSVSRRPVVVAVAGFALLGVFAAGLSTLNIGLAQNDRFIVKPEAVLGQERIAEAFAAGSTAPAVVIVPAGDAEEVLEGVLDVDGVVEARPGPFNDDIAQIDVVLDADPESAESFAIIGELRLALDDLGDGSGLVGGIDAEGLDLRDAQQRDQNLVIPLILVLVLAVLIILLRSLLAPLLLLVAVVASFFSAVGIGSVLFATVFGFPGVDTNVLLFSFLFLVALGVDYSIFLVTRAKEEVPMLGTSEGMIRALAATGGVITSAGILLAAVFAVLGVLPLITLTQVGVIVCIGVLIDTLLVRTIIVPAMTFIAKDRFWWPRRPELTDAEAAQRGADGQAERMPEPALTA; via the coding sequence TTGATCGCGATCACGCGCTTCATCACCGCGGCCCGGACGTCGTGGATCGTCCTCGTCGTCGGCATCGCCGCCACCGCCGCCTTGTTCGTCGCGGCGGGCTATCAGAGCGCCGACTCCGCCCCGCCGGTGGGGCTGCCCGACTCCGCGGAATCGGTCAAGGCGGCAGCACTGCAGGAGCAGTTCGCCGACGATGACGCGACGAGCGGCATCCTGGTCTTTGGCCGCGAGAGCGGTGAGCTCAGCGACGACGACCTCGCCGCGATCACCGAGCGCACCGTCGAGCTGGGCGACATCGCTCTCGATGGCTTCGTGCCGCCGCCGACGGTCTCCGACGACGGCACGACCGCGCTCGTGGTCGTGCCCCTCTCGATCGAGGACAGCGTCTCGGCGCAGGCCGAGCGCGCCGACGAGATCCGCACCGTCGCGGCCGACGGACTGCCCGACGGCATCATCGTGTGGTTCACGGGAGCCGAGGGCTTCCTCGTCGACATCTCCGCCGTGTTCGAGGGCGCCAACTTCGTGCTGCTGGGCATCACGGCGCTCGTCGTCGCCGTGCTGCTCATCGTCACGTACCGCAGCCCGATCCTCTGGATCGTGCCGCTCGCCGTCGTCGGCGTCGCCGACTTCATCGCCGGCATCGTGGCGCGACTCGTGGCCGATGCGGCGGGCATCACCCTCGACGGCTCCGTGACCGGCATCCTGTCGGTGCTCGTCTTCGGTGCCGGAACGAACTACGCCCTGCTGCTGATCGCGCGGTACCGCGATGAGCTTCGCCTGATCACCGACCGCCGCGAGGCGATGGCGATCGCTCTGCGGGGCGCCGGGCCCGCGATCATCGCGAGCGGCTCGACCGTCGCGCTCGCGCTCGCAACCCTGCTGTTCGGCGAGCTCTCGGGCAACCGCTCGCTCGGACTCGCCGGCGCGGTCGGCATCCTCGTCGCGATGGCCTACGCGCTCATCGTGCTCCCTGCCGCGCTCGTGGTCTTCGGCCGCTGGCTGTTCTGGCCCCTCGTGCCGCGCTACGGTTCGCCCGACGTCATCTCGAAGAGCCCTTGGGGCCGACTCGGTCGCTCGGTGAGCCGTCGGCCGGTGGTCGTTGCGGTCGCGGGCTTCGCCCTGCTGGGCGTCTTCGCGGCGGGATTGAGCACGCTGAACATCGGACTCGCGCAGAACGATCGCTTCATCGTCAAGCCCGAGGCGGTGCTCGGCCAGGAGCGCATTGCGGAGGCCTTCGCCGCGGGCAGCACGGCTCCCGCAGTCGTGATCGTGCCCGCGGGCGACGCCGAGGAGGTGCTCGAGGGTGTCCTCGATGTCGACGGCGTCGTCGAGGCTCGGCCCGGACCATTCAACGATGACATCGCCCAGATCGACGTGGTGCTCGACGCCGATCCCGAGAGCGCCGAGTCGTTCGCGATCATCGGCGAGCTGCGGCTCGCGCTCGACGACCTCGGCGACGGCTCGGGACTCGTCGGCGGCATCGACGCCGAGGGCCTCGACCTGCGCGACGCGCAGCAGCGGGATCAGAACCTGGTCATCCCGCTCATCCTCGTGCTCGTGCTCGCGGTGCTCATCATCCTGCTGCGGTCGCTGCTCGCCCCGCTGCTGCTGCTCGTCGCGGTCGTGGCCAGCTTCTTCAGCGCGGTCGGGATCGGATCGGTGCTCTTCGCGACCGTCTTCGGGTTCCCCGGCGTCGACACGAACGTGCTGCTGTTCAGCTTCCTCTTCCTGGTGGCACTGGGCGTCGACTACTCGATCTTCCTCGTGACCCGAGCGAAGGAGGAGGTGCCGATGCTCGGCACCTCGGAAGGCATGATCCGCGCGCTCGCCGCGACGGGTGGCGTGATCACGAGCGCGGGCATCCTGCTCGCCGCGGTGTTCGCGGTGCTCGGCGTGCTGCCGCTCATCACGCTGACGCAGGTCGGAGTGATCGTCTGCATCGGCGTGCTCATCGACACGCTGCTCGTGCGCACGATCATCGTGCCCGCCATGACCTTCATCGCGAAGGATCGCTTCTGGTGGCCGCGCCGCCCCGAGCTCACCGACGCTGAGGCCGCCCAGCGCGGTGCCGACGGTCAGGCCGAGCGGATGCCCGAGCCGGCGCTCACCGCCTGA
- a CDS encoding tyrosine recombinase XerC, which yields MHEPTTALREAIALYLRAVELERGASLHTVRAYAGDLETFAGFVEQRGAQPDPALIDLELLREWVWSQNDAGLAASTLARRASTLRGFTAWLARTGRTPADAAARLRAPRPDRHLPRVLSRSQVDALLDGLAARAATLEPLALRDLAMIELLYASALRVSELVGLDLGDVDAARRVVRVLGKGAKERVVPFGLPAARALAGYLEHGRPALLGEKLGPALFLGARGARESTRAVYALVAGLLADHPGSGPSGPHTFRHSAATHLLDGGADLRAVQEILGHASLGTTQIYTHVSAERLASVYRTAHPRA from the coding sequence GTGCACGAGCCGACCACCGCGCTGCGCGAGGCCATCGCGCTTTACCTGCGCGCCGTCGAGCTCGAGCGCGGTGCGAGCTTGCACACGGTGCGCGCCTACGCGGGTGACCTCGAGACCTTCGCGGGGTTCGTCGAGCAGCGCGGAGCCCAGCCCGATCCTGCCCTCATCGACCTCGAGCTGCTGCGCGAGTGGGTGTGGAGCCAGAACGACGCGGGGCTCGCCGCGTCAACCCTCGCGCGTCGCGCGTCGACGTTGCGCGGCTTCACCGCCTGGCTCGCACGCACGGGGCGCACTCCGGCGGATGCGGCGGCACGACTGCGCGCGCCCCGCCCCGACCGGCACCTGCCCCGCGTGCTGTCGCGATCGCAGGTGGATGCCCTCCTCGACGGTCTCGCCGCTCGCGCCGCGACGCTCGAGCCTCTGGCGCTGCGCGACCTCGCGATGATCGAGCTGCTCTACGCGAGCGCTCTGCGCGTGAGCGAGCTCGTCGGGCTCGATCTCGGCGACGTCGACGCCGCGCGCCGTGTCGTGAGGGTGCTCGGCAAGGGGGCGAAGGAGCGCGTGGTGCCGTTCGGGCTGCCGGCTGCTCGTGCCCTCGCGGGATACCTCGAGCACGGGCGGCCCGCGCTGCTCGGCGAGAAGTTGGGCCCGGCGCTCTTCCTGGGCGCACGCGGGGCGCGTGAGTCGACCCGCGCCGTGTACGCCCTCGTGGCGGGCCTGCTCGCCGACCATCCCGGCAGCGGCCCGTCGGGTCCTCACACCTTCCGCCATTCCGCCGCCACGCACTTGCTCGACGGCGGCGCCGACCTGCGCGCGGTGCAGGAGATCCTCGGCCACGCGAGCCTCGGTACGACCCAGATCTACACGCACGTGAGCGCCGAGCGCCTCGCGTCGGTCTACCGCACGGCCCACCCGCGCGCCTGA
- a CDS encoding peptidoglycan DD-metalloendopeptidase family protein, whose protein sequence is MRHALLALVLLPLLVLGPPGTGAALAAPGAVDPAAPGWVWPVDGPRIIVRPYLAPATPYAAGHRGVDLGASGSGAEVVAVTSGIVHFAGVVVDRPVITVRQGQVLATVEPVTPLVAAGDRVEVGQVIGLLEPGHCARPCVHLGVRVAGEYVSPLLYLGGLQRAVLLPLD, encoded by the coding sequence ATGCGCCACGCTCTGCTCGCCCTCGTCCTGCTGCCTCTGCTCGTGCTCGGCCCGCCCGGGACTGGTGCCGCGCTCGCCGCGCCGGGTGCGGTGGATCCTGCGGCACCGGGCTGGGTGTGGCCCGTCGATGGCCCGCGCATCATCGTGCGGCCCTACCTCGCGCCCGCGACCCCCTACGCGGCCGGCCACCGGGGGGTCGACCTCGGCGCCTCCGGCTCGGGGGCCGAGGTGGTCGCCGTGACGAGCGGCATCGTGCACTTCGCCGGGGTCGTCGTCGACCGACCGGTCATCACGGTGCGGCAGGGCCAGGTGCTCGCGACCGTCGAACCCGTCACCCCGCTCGTGGCGGCGGGCGACCGCGTCGAGGTCGGGCAGGTGATCGGCCTGCTCGAGCCGGGTCACTGCGCGCGACCCTGCGTGCACCTCGGCGTTCGCGTGGCCGGTGAGTACGTCTCGCCGCTGCTCTACCTGGGCGGGCTGCAGCGCGCCGTGCTGCTGCCGCTCGACTGA
- the rpsB gene encoding 30S ribosomal protein S2: MAVVTIRQLLDSGVHFGHQTRRWNPKVKRFILTERSGIHIIDLQQSLAYIDKAYDFVTETVAHGGTILFVGTKKQAQESIAEQATRVGQPYVNQRWLGGLLTNFQTVSKRLARMKELEELDFDDTTKGFTKKELLIKKRELDKLHKSLGGIRNLTKTPSAMWVVDPKREHLAIDEAKKLGIPVIGILDTNADPDELAYPIPGNDDAIRSVALLTRIIADAAAEGLIRKHQKPEAEGNVSAVEPLAEWERELLEQGAAAAEAPAADAPAAAAEAEVVAEAPVAEAEVVAEAPVAEAEVVAEAPVAEAEVAAEEPAAEEPAAEEPAAEKPAKKAPAKKKPAAEADAPAAETE, from the coding sequence ATGGCCGTCGTCACTATTCGCCAGCTGCTCGACAGCGGCGTGCACTTCGGGCACCAGACCCGCCGGTGGAACCCGAAAGTCAAGCGCTTCATCCTGACCGAGCGCAGCGGCATCCACATCATCGACCTGCAGCAGTCGCTCGCCTACATCGACAAGGCCTACGACTTCGTCACCGAGACGGTCGCCCACGGCGGCACCATCCTCTTCGTCGGCACCAAGAAGCAGGCGCAGGAGTCGATCGCCGAGCAGGCCACGCGCGTCGGCCAGCCCTACGTCAACCAGCGCTGGCTCGGTGGTCTGCTCACCAACTTCCAGACCGTGTCGAAGCGCCTCGCGCGCATGAAGGAGCTCGAAGAGCTCGACTTCGACGACACCACCAAGGGCTTCACCAAGAAAGAGCTGCTGATCAAGAAGCGCGAGCTCGACAAGCTGCACAAGTCGCTCGGCGGTATCCGCAACCTCACGAAGACCCCGAGCGCCATGTGGGTCGTCGACCCCAAGCGCGAGCACCTCGCGATCGACGAGGCCAAGAAGCTGGGCATCCCGGTCATCGGCATTCTCGACACGAACGCCGACCCCGATGAGCTGGCCTACCCGATTCCGGGCAACGACGACGCGATCCGCTCGGTGGCGCTGCTGACGCGCATCATCGCGGATGCTGCTGCCGAGGGTCTGATCCGCAAGCACCAGAAGCCCGAAGCCGAGGGCAACGTCTCGGCCGTCGAGCCCCTCGCCGAGTGGGAGCGCGAACTGCTCGAGCAGGGTGCTGCCGCTGCTGAGGCGCCCGCCGCGGACGCCCCTGCGGCTGCTGCCGAGGCTGAGGTCGTCGCTGAGGCGCCTGTGGCCGAGGCTGAGGTCGTCGCTGAGGCGCCTGTCGCCGAGGCTGAGGTCGTCGCTGAGGCGCCTGTCGCCGAGGCTGAGGTCGCTGCCGAGGAGCCCGCTGCCGAGGAGCCCGCTGCCGAGGAGCCCGCCGCTGAGAAGCCGGCGAAGAAGGCCCCTGCCAAGAAGAAGCCCGCCGCCGAGGCTGACGCCCCGGCTGCCGAGACCGAGTAA
- the tsf gene encoding translation elongation factor Ts, protein MANVSLEDIKTLRERLGTGMVDTKNALVEAEGDLEKATEILRLKGAKGNAKRADRSTSEGLIAAHEGAGATTMIELACETDFVAKGEKFVALGERVLAAVVAAGAATVEAALAAPVDGSTVAAIIDEEAAIIGEKFELRRVARLEGSQFAIYLHRTNKDLPPQVGVVVAYEGSDAETARSIAQHISFADPQYLTRDEVPTEAVETERRIVEEISRNEGKPEAALPKIVEGRVGAFFKQVALLEQDYARDNKLTVSTVLKDAGLTVTGFARFKVGA, encoded by the coding sequence ATGGCGAACGTCAGCCTGGAAGACATCAAGACCCTGCGCGAGCGCCTCGGCACCGGCATGGTCGACACGAAGAACGCTCTCGTCGAGGCCGAGGGCGACCTCGAGAAGGCGACCGAGATCCTGCGGCTCAAGGGTGCGAAGGGCAACGCGAAGCGTGCTGACCGCTCCACGAGCGAGGGCCTCATCGCCGCCCACGAGGGTGCCGGTGCGACCACGATGATCGAGCTCGCGTGCGAGACCGACTTCGTCGCCAAGGGCGAGAAGTTCGTCGCCCTCGGTGAGCGCGTGCTCGCCGCGGTCGTCGCCGCCGGTGCCGCGACGGTCGAGGCGGCTCTTGCCGCTCCGGTCGACGGCTCGACCGTCGCCGCGATCATCGACGAAGAGGCCGCCATCATCGGCGAGAAGTTCGAGCTGCGCCGCGTGGCGCGCCTCGAGGGCTCGCAGTTCGCGATCTACCTGCACCGCACTAACAAAGACCTGCCGCCGCAGGTCGGCGTGGTCGTGGCGTACGAGGGGTCGGACGCCGAGACGGCGCGCAGCATCGCGCAGCACATCTCGTTCGCCGACCCGCAGTACCTGACGCGCGACGAGGTTCCGACCGAGGCGGTCGAGACCGAGCGCCGCATCGTCGAGGAGATCTCGCGCAACGAGGGCAAGCCCGAGGCCGCGCTGCCGAAGATCGTCGAGGGTCGCGTCGGCGCCTTCTTCAAGCAGGTGGCCCTGCTCGAGCAGGACTACGCGCGCGACAACAAGCTCACCGTGTCGACGGTGCTGAAGGATGCCGGTCTGACCGTCACGGGCTTCGCCCGTTTCAAGGTCGGCGCCTAG
- a CDS encoding Clp protease N-terminal domain-containing protein, translating into MPLTTARHDLRLIADLLTTAEREARALGDPEPGAEHLLLAALLLDDDSARRAVPTDAETVRAGIAAVHAAALAAVGVEAPPNAAALPAASGAYRADVSAQQVFQRARELARRSPTGLRAAHVLIAVAEREHGTVARVLQQLGHDRAAVIAAAERALGVSAS; encoded by the coding sequence GTGCCCCTCACGACAGCCCGCCACGACCTGCGGCTCATCGCCGACCTGCTCACGACCGCCGAGCGGGAGGCCCGCGCCCTCGGCGACCCCGAACCGGGCGCCGAGCACCTGCTGCTGGCCGCGCTGCTGCTCGACGACGACTCTGCGCGCCGGGCGGTGCCGACCGATGCGGAGACCGTGCGCGCCGGCATCGCCGCCGTGCACGCCGCGGCCCTCGCTGCCGTGGGCGTCGAGGCGCCGCCGAACGCCGCCGCACTGCCGGCCGCCTCGGGGGCGTACCGCGCCGACGTCAGCGCGCAGCAGGTCTTCCAGCGGGCGCGAGAGCTCGCCCGACGCTCCCCCACCGGCCTGCGTGCGGCGCACGTGCTCATCGCCGTCGCCGAACGGGAGCACGGCACCGTGGCGCGCGTGCTGCAGCAGCTCGGGCACGACCGGGCCGCCGTGATCGCCGCGGCTGAGCGAGCGCTCGGGGTCTCCGCGAGCTGA
- a CDS encoding RNA polymerase subunit sigma-70, translating into MPESIRIPSPDDPAEALAAVVALRRLAAALERDAVDSALAAHWTWAEIGQALGMTAQAAHKRLAPARRTAR; encoded by the coding sequence ATGCCCGAGAGCATCCGCATCCCCTCGCCCGACGACCCCGCCGAGGCGCTCGCCGCCGTCGTCGCCCTGCGCCGGCTCGCCGCCGCCCTCGAACGCGACGCTGTCGACAGCGCTCTCGCCGCGCACTGGACCTGGGCCGAGATCGGCCAGGCGCTCGGGATGACCGCGCAGGCCGCGCACAAGCGACTCGCGCCCGCCCGCCGCACCGCTCGCTGA
- the pyrH gene encoding UMP kinase, which yields MADKKRRVLLKLSGEAFGGGSLGVNPDIVSGIAREIADAATDVEVAIVVGGGNFFRGAELSQRGMDRGRADYMGMLGTVMNALALQDFLEQAGAQVRVQSAIQMTQVAEPYIPLRAERHLEKGRVVIFGAGAGLPYFSTDTVAAQRALEIGAVEVLVAKNGVDGVYSDDPRRNPDARKLDSITYQEALVKGLKVVDSTAFSLCMDNGMPMVVFGMEPGGNIARAIRGERIGTRVSN from the coding sequence GTGGCCGACAAGAAACGACGCGTTCTGCTGAAGCTCTCGGGGGAGGCCTTCGGAGGCGGCTCGCTCGGGGTGAACCCCGACATCGTGAGCGGCATCGCGCGCGAGATCGCCGATGCGGCGACAGACGTCGAGGTCGCGATCGTCGTGGGTGGCGGCAACTTCTTCCGCGGCGCCGAGCTCAGCCAGCGCGGTATGGACCGCGGTCGCGCCGACTACATGGGCATGCTCGGCACGGTCATGAACGCCCTGGCCTTGCAAGACTTCCTCGAGCAGGCGGGCGCCCAGGTGCGCGTGCAGTCCGCCATCCAGATGACCCAGGTCGCCGAGCCCTACATTCCGCTGCGCGCCGAGCGCCACCTGGAGAAGGGCCGCGTCGTCATCTTCGGCGCTGGCGCGGGGCTCCCGTACTTCTCGACCGACACGGTCGCGGCGCAGCGCGCGCTCGAGATCGGTGCGGTCGAAGTGCTCGTGGCGAAGAACGGCGTCGACGGCGTCTACAGCGACGACCCGCGGCGCAACCCCGACGCCCGAAAGCTTGACAGCATCACCTATCAAGAGGCGCTCGTGAAGGGCCTCAAGGTCGTCGACTCGACGGCGTTCTCGCTGTGCATGGACAACGGCATGCCGATGGTCGTCTTCGGCATGGAGCCGGGCGGCAACATCGCGCGGGCCATCCGCGGCGAGCGCATCGGCACGCGCGTCTCGAACTGA
- a CDS encoding DMT family transporter, with protein MIAALLIAGAAIAHATWNIAMKRAGTSGTPFIAATLVVGVVIFAPFGVSALIAAPPTTSAVVPLVLGSAGLQLAYFLLLQRAYRLADVGVVYPVARGTGPLLSVIGAVLLLGERPGLVALAGAALVVAGVVVIGTAAARAPIGERDSTARRWRGIRYGAAVGVVIAAYTLWDAAAVTRADLEPVGYYWASMVVQLGVLLPLALRERGALARTVREHPVAIGLVGALSPLAYVAVLVAYTLAPVSIVAPAREVSVVLIALAGWLLLREPHPVRRLLGSVIVLAGIALLGLG; from the coding sequence GTGATCGCCGCCCTGCTCATCGCCGGCGCCGCGATCGCTCACGCGACGTGGAACATCGCGATGAAGCGCGCGGGCACGAGCGGCACGCCGTTCATCGCCGCGACGCTCGTGGTCGGCGTCGTGATCTTCGCGCCGTTCGGCGTCTCGGCGCTCATCGCCGCACCGCCGACGACCTCCGCCGTCGTGCCGCTCGTGCTCGGCAGCGCTGGGCTGCAGCTCGCCTACTTCCTGCTGCTGCAGCGCGCCTACCGGCTCGCCGACGTCGGCGTCGTGTACCCGGTGGCGCGCGGCACCGGGCCGCTGCTGAGCGTCATCGGAGCGGTGCTCCTGCTCGGCGAGCGGCCCGGCCTCGTCGCGCTCGCGGGTGCGGCGCTCGTCGTTGCCGGGGTCGTCGTCATCGGCACGGCGGCCGCGCGCGCACCGATCGGCGAGCGGGATTCGACCGCGCGGCGCTGGCGGGGCATCCGCTACGGGGCGGCGGTCGGCGTCGTCATCGCCGCCTACACGCTGTGGGATGCGGCCGCCGTCACGCGCGCCGATCTCGAGCCCGTCGGCTACTACTGGGCGAGCATGGTCGTGCAGTTGGGCGTGCTGCTGCCCCTCGCGCTGCGCGAGCGCGGGGCGCTCGCGCGAACCGTGCGCGAGCACCCCGTCGCGATCGGGCTCGTCGGCGCGCTCTCACCGCTCGCCTACGTCGCGGTGCTCGTCGCCTACACGCTCGCGCCCGTGTCGATCGTGGCCCCGGCCCGCGAGGTGAGCGTCGTGCTCATCGCCCTTGCCGGCTGGCTGCTGCTGCGCGAGCCGCACCCGGTGCGGCGCCTGCTCGGCAGCGTCATCGTGCTCGCGGGCATCGCGCTGCTGGGCCTCGGCTGA
- the frr gene encoding ribosome recycling factor produces the protein MIADVLAEATEKMTKAVEVAKEDFATVRTGRANPQLFQKILVEYYGTPTPLAQLASLQNPEARTILITPYDKSALKEIEKAIVNFPNLGASPNNDGEIIRVTMPELTEDRRKEYVKIVKQKAEDCKVSIRNIRRKAKDDLDALKSEVGDDEVARAEKELEAITKRATDAAEDALKKKEAELLEV, from the coding sequence GTGATCGCCGATGTTCTGGCCGAAGCCACCGAGAAGATGACCAAGGCCGTCGAGGTCGCGAAAGAAGACTTCGCGACCGTGCGCACGGGCCGGGCCAACCCGCAGCTGTTCCAGAAGATCCTCGTCGAGTACTACGGCACCCCGACGCCGCTCGCCCAGCTCGCGAGCCTGCAGAACCCCGAAGCGCGCACGATCCTCATCACGCCCTACGACAAGAGCGCGCTGAAGGAGATCGAGAAGGCGATCGTCAACTTCCCGAACCTCGGGGCGAGCCCCAACAACGACGGCGAGATCATCCGCGTCACGATGCCCGAGCTGACGGAGGACCGTCGCAAGGAGTACGTGAAGATCGTCAAGCAGAAGGCGGAGGACTGCAAGGTCTCGATCCGCAACATCCGCCGCAAGGCGAAAGACGACCTCGACGCCCTCAAGAGCGAGGTCGGCGACGACGAGGTCGCGCGCGCCGAGAAGGAGCTCGAGGCGATCACGAAGCGGGCGACCGACGCCGCGGAGGACGCGCTCAAGAAGAAGGAAGCCGAGCTGCTCGAGGTCTAG
- a CDS encoding phosphatidate cytidylyltransferase: MPETPESAPPAAAPEHEAPRTARRPARGRAGSARGEVEAAIHDIENTVHNLEAKAREMDARIEARAGRSLTKAIFFGLVLGLALLFSLIVLKQLFMIFVAALVAFTVYELASALRFAGRDIPRIPLVIAAIGVVPPAFYLGAPGLWWAFLAGVAFVSLWRIVETARPAMRQPGVSLRTDLAAGVFVLSYVPLLAGFAVVMTAQPGGEWWVLAYLIVVIAIDTGAYASGVLFGKHPMAPRISPKKTWEGFAGSVVAATLAGILLAVLMIGTEWWVGLILALTLVGVATLGDLTESLIKRDLGIKDISTWLPGHGGFLDRLDSMLPSTIAAYVIFTLLG; the protein is encoded by the coding sequence ATGCCCGAGACGCCCGAATCCGCGCCGCCCGCAGCGGCCCCCGAGCACGAGGCTCCGCGCACCGCGCGGCGGCCCGCTCGCGGCCGTGCCGGCTCGGCGCGTGGCGAGGTCGAGGCGGCCATCCACGACATCGAGAACACGGTGCACAATCTCGAGGCGAAAGCGCGCGAGATGGATGCCCGCATCGAGGCCCGCGCCGGTCGCAGCCTGACCAAGGCCATCTTCTTCGGTCTGGTTCTCGGCCTGGCGCTGCTGTTCAGCCTCATCGTTCTCAAGCAGCTCTTCATGATCTTCGTCGCCGCGCTCGTGGCCTTCACCGTCTACGAGCTCGCGAGCGCGCTGCGCTTCGCGGGGCGCGATATCCCGCGCATCCCCCTCGTGATCGCCGCGATCGGCGTCGTGCCGCCCGCGTTCTACCTCGGTGCGCCGGGGCTGTGGTGGGCGTTCCTCGCGGGCGTCGCGTTCGTGAGCCTGTGGCGCATCGTCGAGACCGCGCGTCCCGCCATGCGTCAGCCGGGCGTCTCCCTGCGCACCGACCTCGCGGCGGGCGTCTTCGTGCTCAGCTACGTGCCCCTGCTCGCGGGCTTCGCGGTCGTCATGACGGCGCAGCCGGGCGGCGAATGGTGGGTGCTCGCGTACCTCATCGTGGTCATCGCGATCGACACGGGCGCCTACGCCTCGGGCGTGCTGTTCGGCAAGCACCCCATGGCGCCGCGCATCAGCCCGAAGAAGACCTGGGAGGGTTTCGCGGGCTCGGTCGTCGCCGCGACCCTCGCAGGCATCCTGCTCGCCGTGCTCATGATCGGCACCGAGTGGTGGGTCGGCCTCATCCTGGCCCTGACGCTCGTCGGCGTCGCGACGCTCGGCGACCTCACCGAGTCGCTCATCAAGCGCGACCTCGGCATCAAAGACATCTCGACCTGGCTGCCGGGCCACGGCGGGTTCCTCGACCGGCTCGACTCGATGCTGCCGTCGACGATCGCCGCGTACGTCATCTTCACGCTGCTGGGCTGA
- a CDS encoding DivIVA domain-containing protein, with amino-acid sequence MTSTFPLARSGKPGYDAEEVDAFLERAREAFSAPLGDGATLTSDEIRHTAFRVVRKDGYSARHVDAALERLEEAFAGREREQGIASLGAEAYYAQARATAQEIIDRLARPAGKKFRRLSPLTRGYHPADVDAFAVRISAYFENGQALPVETVRTIAFRPRYRGYDEAQVDLLLDTVIGLMLAVR; translated from the coding sequence GTGACTTCGACCTTCCCCCTCGCCCGATCGGGCAAGCCCGGCTACGACGCCGAGGAGGTCGATGCGTTTCTCGAGCGGGCCCGCGAGGCATTCTCGGCGCCGCTCGGCGACGGCGCGACCTTGACGAGCGACGAGATCCGGCACACGGCGTTCCGGGTCGTGCGCAAGGACGGCTACTCGGCCCGGCACGTCGATGCCGCTCTCGAGCGACTCGAGGAGGCCTTCGCGGGTCGCGAGCGCGAACAGGGCATCGCGAGCCTGGGGGCCGAGGCCTACTACGCGCAGGCCCGCGCGACGGCCCAAGAGATCATCGATCGCCTCGCTCGACCGGCGGGCAAGAAGTTCCGTCGTCTCAGCCCGCTCACGCGCGGATACCACCCCGCCGACGTCGACGCCTTCGCCGTGCGCATCTCGGCGTACTTCGAGAACGGCCAGGCGCTGCCCGTCGAGACGGTGCGCACGATCGCGTTCCGACCCCGCTACCGCGGCTACGACGAGGCCCAGGTCGACCTGCTGCTCGACACCGTGATCGGGCTCATGCTGGCCGTTCGCTGA
- a CDS encoding aggregation-promoting factor C-terminal-like domain-containing protein yields the protein MGKHASTPTRPTAVTERWMRADRRPLPASIERHVRTPWSLPVFASVVSLAFVLVSITDHSPAMALEVTAPASPQQTQVVAASDDYVSSIERTQWKTSQVVTYGTAPAAGTPDPGSAKAIALEMVTARGWSANQYNCLVALWNKESGWNVYAHNKSSGAYGIPQALPGTKMASAGADWATNPRTQITWGLGYIQGRYGDPCGAWGHSQRVGWY from the coding sequence GTGGGAAAGCATGCTTCGACGCCGACGCGCCCCACTGCGGTGACCGAGCGGTGGATGCGCGCTGATCGGCGACCCCTTCCGGCCTCGATCGAGCGGCATGTGCGCACGCCGTGGTCGCTGCCCGTCTTCGCCTCGGTCGTGTCGCTCGCGTTCGTGCTCGTGTCGATCACCGACCACTCGCCGGCGATGGCGCTCGAGGTCACCGCCCCGGCCTCGCCGCAGCAGACGCAGGTCGTCGCGGCCTCCGACGACTACGTCAGCAGCATCGAGCGCACGCAGTGGAAGACCTCGCAGGTCGTCACCTACGGCACCGCTCCGGCCGCCGGCACGCCTGATCCCGGTTCGGCGAAGGCGATCGCGCTCGAGATGGTGACAGCACGCGGCTGGTCGGCGAACCAGTACAACTGCCTCGTCGCGCTCTGGAACAAGGAGTCGGGCTGGAACGTCTACGCCCACAACAAGAGCTCGGGCGCCTATGGGATTCCGCAGGCGCTGCCGGGCACCAAGATGGCCTCGGCGGGGGCGGACTGGGCGACGAATCCGCGCACGCAGATCACGTGGGGCCTCGGCTACATCCAGGGCCGCTACGGCGACCCGTGCGGCGCCTGGGGGCACAGCCAGCGCGTCGGCTGGTACTAG